In Manduca sexta isolate Smith_Timp_Sample1 chromosome 23, JHU_Msex_v1.0, whole genome shotgun sequence, one DNA window encodes the following:
- the LOC115449408 gene encoding putative defense protein Hdd11-like — protein sequence MWFTYTFAMLLVAGYVSAYGSGAPQSACQDMIPRHPVGPQNTSAPYIITTSTKVVKAGTPMQVTISGKKPENTMRGILLQARQGDKIVGKFTLDDNDSFAQLLDCGEPGNAITHKRHPPEFDKQTVTFTWTPPADLNDNIRFRATIAYSGAVFWLGVESPVVKVVA from the exons ATGTGGTTCACATATACCTTTGCCATGCTGTTGGTGGCTGGTTACGTCAGCGCGTACGGTTCTGGTGCTCCCCAGAGCGCCTGCCAGGATATGATACCGAGACATCCCGTGGGTCCCCAAAATACATCGGCGCCTTACATCATCACCACTAGCACTaag GTGGTCAAAGCCGGCACACCTATGCAAGTGACAATTAGCGGTAAGAAGCCCGAGAACACCATGCGTGGTATCCTACTGCAAGCGCGTCAAGGTGACAAAATTGTAGGCAAGTTCACCCTGGACGATAACGACAGCTTCGCTCAACTTCTCGACTGCGGTGAACCTGGC aatGCCATCACCCACAAGAGGCACCCCCCAGAATTCGACAAACAGACTGTAACCTTCACCTGGACCCCGCCTGCGGATTTGAACGATAACATCAGGTTCAG ggcCACCATTGCCTATAGCGGTGCGGTCTTCTGGTTGGGAGTCGAATCGCCGGTCGTCAAAGTAGTAGcctaa
- the LOC115449407 gene encoding MKRN2 opposite strand protein, which produces MDPGILCFHHCEHKVFCTIIPEQCPVCEQKLDRYDYNLLPFRVPYPFVKASQHPRAIVMKPTHGDFLNDYYNSKDLHIGVTNSQGCVVEFCEEGIQGVDTASKKWSSCDSSSDWDQCLLLEQFDELWNEIWDSVLLKVSLSPLWEADKYQEERHNCFTFVLTFLRALDCGELSEKAHDPKLFCKQYVVPRTSAAGKYISLYRQLKRQNYFIQNL; this is translated from the exons ATGGATCCGGGTATCCTTTGTTTCCACCATTGTGAGCACAAAGTGTTTTGTACCATAATTCCGGAGCAGTGTCCTGTGTGTGAACAGAAACTCGACAGATACGACTATAACTTATTGCCATTCAG AGTACCTTATCCTTTTGTAAAAGCCTCTCAACATCCTCGGGCTATAGTAATGAAGCCTACACATGGGGATTTTCTCAA TGATTACTACAACTCAAAAGACTTGCACATTGGTGTAACGAACTCGCAGGGCTGTGTAGTGGAGTTTTGTGAAGAGGGCATTCAGGGAGTGGACACTGCTTCTAAGAAGTGGAGCTCCTGTGATTCCAGTTCTGACTGGGACCAGTGCCTCTTGCTGGAACAGTTTGATGAACTGTGGAATGAGATCTGGGACAGTGTGCTGCTGAAG GTTAGTTTGAGTCCATTGTGGGAGGCTGACAAATACCAAGAGGAGAGGCACAACTGCTTCACATTTGTTTTGACTTTTCTACGAGCACTGGACTGTGGGGAGCTGTCGGAGAAAGCTCATGACCCCAAACTGTTTTGCAAACAGTATGTCGTACCTAGGACTTCTGCTGCAGGGAAATACATCTCCCTCTACCGACAGCTCAAGAGACAgaactattttatacaaaacctaTGA